In Candidatus Cohnella colombiensis, one DNA window encodes the following:
- a CDS encoding PolC-type DNA polymerase III: protein MQPTEDQHKRFEVLLQQAELPAEWIEQHFKRGYIDRVETSRSRREWTFYLGLEQLLPAAVYVGLIEQMKKKLGHHADIQVVVNYSSSITIEQMISTYWQLFVEWMQQESVSVNGWLAKAEIDVEGDLLTVTLLNDPSLDIAKKKEIDAHAVRFFEVRFGRSMRVKLAVGEARPELYSEFSQKIHQESQDAIQQLIAESKEQVAAAEGEAPQVLQHGYDIKDEPISITQVQDEEKKVTLQGAIFGLEKKELRTGSTLFQFNITDFTDSLNAKVFAKTKEDVKVLNLLANGKWVKIRGKVEYDRFANPPELVIFPNDIREVVAPPQRKDDAADKRVEFHLHTTMSTMDAIVPVQTYIETAAKWGHKAIAVTDHANVQCFPDAAKAGKKHGVKVLFGVEANIVNDAIPMVLNPREQSLEDAVYVVFDIETTGLSVTNNKIIELAGVKMCKGQELDRFATFINPHEPIPYNIQQLTNITDEMVVDAPELEPKLKEFIHFIEDSVLVAHNARFDIGFMQEACKQNGLPPIMNPVLDTLELARFIHPTMKNHRLNTLSTLYKVALESHHRAIDDTLALAGVLAGLLKDVATKGITGLHTLNEVNDNSWKTTRPFHSGVYALNAIGKKNLFKLISLSHTDYLNRVACIPKSKLIEHREGLLIISGCEKGELFETVLNKSIAEAEEVASFYDVLEIQPLDFYMHLLDKGLVGSRAELEEALRTICRLGEKLGKPVIATGNVHYLEPREKLFRDITILGITGFSPLKDQRKPDAHLRTTNEMLEAFKFLGEAKALEVVVTNTNELADRFEPFEMFPKRGGPTDNGLFSPIFEGADEEIRNTCYATAKQYYGDELPEVIVQRLEKELVPIIKYGFSANYLISERLVKKSNEDGYLVGSRGSVGSSVVATFLGISEVNPLPAHYICLNSSCKHSEWFLDGSVPSGFDLPDKACPNCGQKMKGEGQDIPFETFLGFKGDKVPDIDLNFSGEYQPHAHNYTKVLFGEKSVFRAGTIGTVADKTAFGFAKKYEEEHGKSWRGAELNRLAAGCTGVKRSTGQHPGGIVVVPDYIEVEDITPVQFPADDKNSEWKTTHFDYHAFDENLLKLDILGHDDPTMMRMLQDLTGIDPTTIPMNDPKVMSMFNSVDALGVTPPQIRSPVATFGVPEMGTRFVRQMLEETKPSSFADLLQISGLSHGTGVWLGNAQELIKNNTCTIKTVIGCRDDIMLFLIYKAGMDASLAFKITESVRKGKGLTPEWIEEMKRCKVPQWYIDSCLRIEYMFPKAHAAAYVISAVRTAYFKLYYPIEYYATYYSVRAADFDVELFCQGYDAILKMLVEIEAKGFQATTKEKNMISILEMGLEMTARGFKFKSIDLYRSEATRFIVDGDSLIPPFGAIAGVGENAARNIAASRGDGDFLSVEDFQQRSKASKTVVEVLSGLGTFRGLPESNQLMLF from the coding sequence GTCTATGTTGGATTAATAGAGCAAATGAAAAAGAAGTTAGGACATCATGCCGATATACAAGTGGTCGTCAATTATAGTTCATCAATCACAATCGAACAAATGATTTCGACCTATTGGCAGCTCTTCGTTGAATGGATGCAACAGGAATCTGTGTCCGTAAACGGATGGCTAGCAAAAGCAGAGATTGATGTTGAAGGTGATCTGCTTACGGTAACACTACTTAACGACCCAAGTCTAGATATTGCGAAAAAGAAAGAAATCGACGCCCATGCCGTACGGTTTTTTGAGGTGCGTTTTGGTCGTTCTATGCGTGTGAAGCTAGCGGTCGGAGAAGCTCGTCCTGAGCTATACTCTGAATTTTCGCAAAAAATCCATCAGGAATCACAAGACGCAATCCAACAGCTTATTGCAGAATCGAAGGAGCAGGTCGCTGCTGCAGAAGGCGAAGCGCCACAAGTACTCCAGCATGGCTATGATATTAAGGATGAACCTATTTCGATTACGCAAGTTCAAGATGAAGAGAAGAAGGTTACCCTTCAAGGGGCGATCTTCGGACTTGAGAAGAAAGAACTGCGGACAGGCAGTACACTGTTCCAATTTAACATTACTGATTTTACGGACTCTTTAAATGCGAAAGTATTCGCGAAGACGAAGGAAGACGTAAAAGTGCTCAACCTACTCGCAAATGGCAAGTGGGTAAAAATTAGAGGGAAAGTCGAATATGATCGATTCGCGAATCCACCTGAGCTCGTCATTTTCCCGAATGACATCCGTGAAGTTGTTGCGCCACCACAGCGGAAGGACGATGCAGCGGACAAGCGCGTTGAATTTCATTTGCATACCACGATGAGTACGATGGATGCTATCGTGCCTGTTCAAACTTATATTGAGACAGCTGCGAAGTGGGGGCATAAGGCGATTGCCGTTACCGATCATGCGAACGTGCAATGCTTTCCCGATGCTGCTAAAGCGGGGAAGAAGCACGGGGTGAAGGTGCTTTTCGGCGTTGAAGCGAATATCGTTAACGATGCCATTCCGATGGTTCTTAATCCGCGTGAGCAAAGTCTTGAAGACGCCGTTTATGTCGTCTTTGATATTGAGACTACGGGGCTATCCGTTACGAACAATAAGATTATTGAGCTTGCGGGTGTGAAGATGTGCAAGGGTCAGGAGCTGGATCGTTTTGCTACCTTCATTAACCCGCACGAACCGATTCCCTATAACATCCAACAGTTAACGAATATTACGGATGAGATGGTCGTCGATGCGCCCGAGCTTGAACCAAAGCTGAAGGAGTTCATCCATTTCATTGAGGATTCAGTGCTCGTTGCGCACAATGCGCGCTTTGATATCGGCTTCATGCAAGAAGCCTGCAAGCAAAACGGCTTACCACCGATTATGAATCCGGTACTCGACACGTTGGAGCTGGCACGCTTTATTCATCCCACGATGAAAAACCATCGACTCAATACGTTGTCCACCTTGTATAAGGTGGCACTCGAAAGTCACCATAGAGCCATTGACGATACGTTGGCGTTAGCGGGTGTTCTTGCAGGCTTACTCAAGGATGTAGCCACGAAAGGAATAACAGGACTCCATACACTTAATGAAGTGAACGACAATAGCTGGAAGACGACACGCCCCTTTCATAGCGGTGTATATGCGCTCAATGCTATAGGGAAGAAAAACTTATTCAAGCTGATCTCACTTTCCCATACTGATTACCTCAATCGGGTCGCGTGCATTCCGAAGAGCAAGCTGATTGAGCATCGTGAAGGACTGCTCATTATTTCTGGTTGCGAGAAGGGTGAGCTATTCGAAACCGTTTTAAACAAATCGATAGCAGAAGCAGAAGAAGTAGCATCTTTTTATGATGTTCTAGAAATTCAACCTTTAGATTTTTACATGCATCTTCTAGATAAAGGACTAGTGGGCAGTCGCGCAGAGCTTGAAGAAGCACTTCGAACCATTTGTCGACTCGGAGAAAAGCTGGGCAAGCCTGTTATTGCGACAGGCAACGTGCACTACTTGGAGCCACGTGAAAAGCTGTTCCGTGATATTACGATTCTTGGGATCACCGGATTCAGTCCTCTGAAGGATCAACGAAAGCCAGATGCTCATCTGCGTACAACGAATGAAATGCTAGAAGCGTTCAAGTTCCTTGGTGAAGCGAAAGCGCTAGAGGTTGTTGTAACGAATACAAATGAGCTTGCAGACCGCTTTGAACCGTTCGAGATGTTTCCGAAGAGGGGCGGTCCGACTGATAATGGCTTATTTTCTCCGATCTTCGAAGGCGCGGATGAAGAAATTCGGAACACATGCTATGCAACAGCAAAGCAATACTATGGCGACGAATTGCCTGAAGTTATCGTACAACGATTAGAGAAAGAGCTCGTCCCGATTATTAAGTACGGCTTCTCCGCAAACTACTTAATCTCTGAGCGACTCGTAAAGAAGTCGAATGAAGATGGCTACTTGGTCGGCTCTCGGGGTTCAGTTGGGTCATCAGTCGTCGCTACATTTTTAGGAATATCTGAAGTAAATCCATTACCAGCGCACTATATTTGCTTAAATTCATCGTGCAAGCATAGTGAATGGTTTTTAGACGGTAGCGTGCCTAGTGGGTTCGATTTACCGGACAAAGCATGCCCGAATTGTGGACAGAAGATGAAAGGCGAAGGTCAGGATATTCCGTTTGAAACGTTTCTTGGCTTTAAAGGAGACAAGGTGCCAGATATCGATCTTAACTTTTCTGGCGAATATCAACCTCATGCGCACAATTATACGAAAGTATTGTTCGGGGAGAAAAGCGTATTCCGCGCGGGTACGATCGGTACAGTAGCGGATAAAACCGCCTTCGGTTTTGCTAAGAAGTATGAAGAAGAGCATGGCAAAAGTTGGCGAGGCGCAGAATTAAACCGGTTAGCTGCAGGCTGTACAGGTGTAAAGCGGAGTACGGGTCAGCATCCGGGCGGCATCGTCGTCGTACCCGATTACATTGAAGTTGAAGATATTACACCTGTTCAATTTCCAGCCGATGATAAAAACTCGGAATGGAAGACGACCCATTTTGACTATCACGCTTTCGATGAGAACTTGCTCAAGCTCGATATTCTCGGTCACGATGACCCGACGATGATGCGCATGCTGCAGGATTTAACAGGTATTGATCCAACGACGATCCCGATGAACGATCCAAAAGTGATGAGCATGTTCAATTCCGTGGATGCACTTGGCGTAACGCCACCACAAATTCGATCACCTGTTGCAACTTTCGGCGTTCCGGAGATGGGTACACGATTCGTTCGACAAATGCTTGAGGAGACGAAGCCATCATCATTCGCTGATTTACTTCAAATCTCAGGATTGTCGCATGGAACAGGAGTATGGCTCGGCAATGCGCAAGAGTTGATCAAAAACAACACCTGTACGATTAAAACCGTTATTGGCTGTCGTGACGATATTATGTTATTTCTTATCTATAAGGCCGGAATGGATGCCTCACTTGCGTTCAAAATTACGGAAAGCGTGCGTAAAGGAAAGGGTCTTACTCCCGAGTGGATTGAGGAAATGAAGCGTTGCAAGGTGCCACAGTGGTACATCGACTCCTGTTTACGCATTGAGTACATGTTCCCGAAAGCCCATGCTGCTGCGTATGTCATTTCTGCAGTTCGGACAGCATACTTCAAGCTGTATTATCCGATCGAATATTATGCAACCTATTATTCCGTTCGTGCTGCCGACTTCGATGTAGAGTTGTTTTGTCAAGGCTATGATGCGATTTTGAAGATGCTCGTTGAAATTGAAGCTAAGGGGTTCCAAGCGACAACGAAGGAAAAGAACATGATTTCGATCTTGGAAATGGGTTTGGAGATGACAGCTCGTGGCTTTAAGTTCAAGTCGATTGATCTGTACCGCTCGGAGGCGACTCGCTTTATTGTGGATGGAGACAGCTTAATTCCTCCATTCGGTGCGATTGCAGGTGTCGGAGAAAATGCGGCACGCAACATTGCAGCATCTAGAGGAGATGGAGACTTTTTGTCTGTAGAGGACTTCCAGCAACGCTCGAAAGCAAGCAAAACAGTCGTCGAAGTTCTATCCGGTTTAGGCACATTTCGCGGTCTCCCCGAATCCAATCAGCTTATGCTGTTCTAG